The window AGCAGCGGGTCGCCATCCAGTACGACGGCGGCCATCACCTTGAGGAGGAACAGATGCTTAGCGATCGGCGCAGGGATAAGGCTTTCAAAGCTGCGGGTTGGACAGTCCTGGTTTTCGACAAGGCAGACTTGACTGACGATTTCGGTGCAGCAGTTCGCCAGATCAAGAAAGTTCTAAGGGGCGCTTGGGTCGATCCCGCCGTCGAGTCAGGTTTTGCACGCGGGAATTGAGCGAGCGTCCGGCCCAAACACGCGGGAGGTGAGCGAGCGTCCGGCCCAAACACGCGGGACGTGACAGAGCGACCGGCCCAAACACCCGAGAGGTGAGAGAGCGTCGGGGACGCAAAAATGCCCGCCGCCTCGGAAGGCAGCGGGCATTCACGCTTGATGAAGTATCTCTACTTCTTATTGCGGCGCTGGTGGCGAGTCTTGCGAAGCAGCTTGCGGTGCTTCTTCTTGGCCATACGCTTGCGGCGCTTCTTAATAACTGAACCCACGAAAGTTCCTTACAAACTAGAAGTTCCTGTCTGTTGGAACCGGTCCGCGGAAGCAGACAGTACAACTGACAGATTCTTACATTGACGTAAAACGTTCCTTAACAGAGTACCGCTTCAAAGGGGCACCCCATGACCACGGTCCGGAGAACGGACCCCGGCAGGCCTCAGGCGGTCTCGGATTGTCCGTCCACCACAGCACCTTTGAGGTACTGGGCAACAGCCTCTTCAGGGACCCGGAAGGAACGGCCGAACCTCACGGCGGGCATTTCCCCTGAGTGGACCAGGCGATACACGGTCATTTTGGAAACGCGCAGGACGTCGGCCACTTCGGCCACCGTCATGAAACGCGCATTCGAGAAGTTAGTCTCCGCGGACATTTCCCATATTCCTTTGCTCTCAGACAGTAGGACACCCCCAGTGGAACGGTGTGCCGATGCTGAGCCATCAAACAACCATGTGCTAGATACTCTAGAGGCTGATGGGGCCAATGTGAAAGAGCCTGGCGCCTGGTTCTGTCCATTACGGGGGTTCCCTGCTGGAAGTGCCGGGCGCACGGCATGTTCGGCAGGGAACCCCTGTGCCGGGCCACGTGCCGTGCCCCCGGCCCACCGCTCCGGGCCTAAGCCGCAACCACTGCCCGGCGTTTCCGTGCCGACGCCGCGAGCTGCTCCAACACGGAAGCCGTGACGTCCCACTCCATGCAGGCATCGGTGACGCTCTGGCCGTAGACGAGCTCCTGCTCTCCGGAAAGCTGCTTGGCCACATCCAGGTTCTGCGCGCCTCCTACAAGGAAACTCTCCAGCATGATGCCGGCGATCGGCGAAGTCTCCCCCGCTTCGAGCTGCGCCCCGATTTCCAGTGCAACCTCAGCTTGGCGGTGATGGCTCTTGCCACTGTTGGCGTGGCTGGCATCCACGATCAAGCGCGGGTTCAGCCCCTTCGCTGCAAGCTTGGATGACGCAGCTGCAACATCGGCAGCGGAGTAGTTGGGACCCTTGCGTCCGCCGCGGAGGATCACGTGCGTATCCGGGTTACCGGACGTCGCCACCAAAGCTGCGCGGCCGTCGTCGTCGATTCCCAAGAAAGCCTGCTCAGCAGCAGAAGCGCCGCAAGCGTCAATGGCCACCTGGAGGTCGCCGTCGGTGCCGTTCTTGAAGCCGATGGGCATGGACAGCCCCGAAGCGAGTTGGCGGTGGATCTGGCTTTCGGTGGTGCGGGCGCCAATAGCTCCCCAGGAGACGAGGTCAGCCATGTACTGCGGGCTGATGGGCTCCAGGAACTCGGTGGCAGTGGGCAGGCCCAATGCGGTGACCTGCTTCAGGAAACCGCGGGCGGCGCGGAGGCCTGCGGCGATGTCGTGGCTGCCGTCCAAGTGGGGATCGTTGATGAGGCCCTTCCAGCCAACAGTGGTGCGCGGCTTCTCGAAGTAGGTCCGCATGACAATCAGCAGGTCTTCCTTGTGCTTCTCGGCCTGGCTGACCAAGCGGCGGGCGTATTCGAGGCCGGCCTTGGGGTCGTGAATGGAGCACGGGCCAACGATCACCAGGAGGCGGTCATCCACGCCGTCCATGATGGCGCGGACCTGGTCACGGCCGCGGTCGACGACGGCAGCTGAGCGGCCGTCCAGCGGCAACTCAGCGATGAGGTCCTGCGGGGCCGGAAGTGGCTCGAATCGGGCCACCC is drawn from Arthrobacter sp. 31Y and contains these coding sequences:
- a CDS encoding 3-deoxy-7-phosphoheptulonate synthase gives rise to the protein MTSIAAESTESLDAPDATQPATSNLRVARFEPLPAPQDLIAELPLDGRSAAVVDRGRDQVRAIMDGVDDRLLVIVGPCSIHDPKAGLEYARRLVSQAEKHKEDLLIVMRTYFEKPRTTVGWKGLINDPHLDGSHDIAAGLRAARGFLKQVTALGLPTATEFLEPISPQYMADLVSWGAIGARTTESQIHRQLASGLSMPIGFKNGTDGDLQVAIDACGASAAEQAFLGIDDDGRAALVATSGNPDTHVILRGGRKGPNYSAADVAAASSKLAAKGLNPRLIVDASHANSGKSHHRQAEVALEIGAQLEAGETSPIAGIMLESFLVGGAQNLDVAKQLSGEQELVYGQSVTDACMEWDVTASVLEQLAASARKRRAVVAA
- a CDS encoding helix-turn-helix domain-containing protein gives rise to the protein MSAETNFSNARFMTVAEVADVLRVSKMTVYRLVHSGEMPAVRFGRSFRVPEEAVAQYLKGAVVDGQSETA
- a CDS encoding 30S ribosomal protein bS22 codes for the protein MGSVIKKRRKRMAKKKHRKLLRKTRHQRRNKK